A region of the Stieleria neptunia genome:
CAAATCAAATGCCCTGTGGCAAGGTTTTCGTTGGCAGGTTTCAGGTTTCAGGTTTCAGGTTTCAGGTTTCAGGTTTCAGATTTCAGATTTCAGATTTCAGATTTGAGATTTGAGATTTGACTACTGACTACTGACTACTGACGACTGACGACTGACGACTGACGACTGACGACTGACGACTGACGACTGACGACTGACGACTCCTACCCCCCCTCGGGTCCTTCTTGTGTCGTCACCGAATAATCGCTGATGCCGCTTCGGTTGCAGACATCCATCACGCTGACGACGGGTTGGAACGAGGTTCCTCGGTCGGCCCGGATCACGGCGGATTGGTTGGTCGGGTTGGACGCGACGCTCGCTTTGAGCAGTTTCTCCAGGTCGGCCAAGGACGTCGCTTGTCCGCGCAAATAGATTTCGCCGGCCTGGTCGATATCGATCACGATCTCACGGGGCTTGCCGATCATCGGGACCGCACTGGTCGCCGTCGGCAAGACGATATCCAAACGCCGTTCTTCCTCTTCGAATTCGCTGGTGACCAGAAAGAAAATCAGCAGCAGAAACACCACGTCGATCAGCGGGGTCAGACTGAGCGTGCCGGCGACGCTGGAGCGTTTGATTTGAACGGCCATCGGTCAACTCGCCTTGGCTTGGTTGCCGGACTCCGCCACTCCCGATGCCGATGCATGTGGGGGCGGGGGAGGGGAGGGCGGGGGAGGCGTGACCGCGGTGTCCGGTGAATCGACGTATTGGATCGGGAGCAGCGTGCCATCGGAATCCAGCCGCCGCCGGCCATCAAAGCGGGCCAATCCGGGTGC
Encoded here:
- a CDS encoding ExbD/TolR family protein; amino-acid sequence: MAVQIKRSSVAGTLSLTPLIDVVFLLLIFFLVTSEFEEEERRLDIVLPTATSAVPMIGKPREIVIDIDQAGEIYLRGQATSLADLEKLLKASVASNPTNQSAVIRADRGTSFQPVVSVMDVCNRSGISDYSVTTQEGPEGG